A stretch of Bacteroidales bacterium DNA encodes these proteins:
- a CDS encoding glycosyl hydrolase 53 family protein, translating into MKKIFLLSLLLGIMGVFACACHKENDRKDPDENPADSFAKGADVSWLTEMEDNNILFYDANGTNTDCMLLLKNLGMNSIRLRVWVNPADGWNNKTDVLVKAKRANDLGMRIMLDFHYSDSWADPGKQTKPAAWASLSFDDLCTAVSDHTTDVLNALKNWNIKPEWVQVGNETGNGMLWEDGKASVNMAQYATLNNAGYDAVKSVFPDAKVIVHVQNGWDNSLFRWLFDGLKNNGGKWDVIGMSLYPEVNKWQEYNTNIINNMNDMILRYNKEVMVCEVGMPWDEAASAKLWLTDLITQSKTIVKCLGVFYWEPEAYNGWKDYTLGAFDNSGKPTVALDAFKN; encoded by the coding sequence ATGAAAAAGATATTTCTTTTATCACTTCTTCTTGGCATAATGGGCGTATTCGCTTGTGCCTGTCATAAGGAAAACGACCGGAAAGATCCGGATGAAAACCCGGCCGATTCCTTTGCCAAAGGCGCTGATGTTAGCTGGCTTACCGAAATGGAGGATAACAACATCCTGTTTTATGATGCAAACGGAACCAATACCGATTGCATGCTCCTGCTGAAAAACCTCGGCATGAATTCCATCAGGCTGAGGGTTTGGGTTAACCCTGCCGATGGCTGGAACAATAAAACTGATGTTCTTGTAAAGGCAAAGCGTGCTAATGATCTGGGCATGCGGATCATGCTCGATTTTCATTACAGTGACAGCTGGGCGGATCCGGGGAAACAGACTAAACCGGCAGCATGGGCGTCGCTGTCATTTGATGACCTTTGCACTGCCGTATCCGATCATACAACCGATGTGCTTAACGCGCTTAAGAACTGGAATATCAAGCCCGAATGGGTCCAGGTGGGAAATGAAACCGGTAACGGAATGCTTTGGGAAGACGGCAAAGCCTCTGTTAACATGGCGCAATATGCAACCCTCAACAATGCCGGTTATGATGCGGTAAAAAGTGTTTTCCCCGATGCCAAAGTAATCGTCCACGTCCAGAATGGATGGGATAACAGCCTGTTCAGGTGGCTGTTTGACGGACTTAAAAACAACGGCGGTAAGTGGGATGTGATTGGGATGTCGCTTTACCCTGAGGTAAATAAATGGCAGGAGTATAACACGAATATCATTAATAACATGAACGACATGATCCTCCGGTATAACAAGGAGGTGATGGTTTGTGAGGTCGGAATGCCTTGGGATGAAGCAGCTTCTGCAAAGTTATGGCTCACCGACCTGATCACACAGTCGAAGACAATTGTTAAATGCCTGGGTGTATTTTACTGGGAACCCGAAGCCTATAACGGATGGAAAGATTATACACTCGGGGCCTTCGACAACAGCGGTAAACCGACTGTGGCGCTGGATGCTTTCAAAAATTGA
- a CDS encoding DUF5114 domain-containing protein, whose translation MKTKIFIIAICSLAIFTACEKDGLFLKVFGLDSSDLQASESEVILTKDNNGSQVLALSWSKSDLSVSDENIGIPASVPYEIIEVSAANDFENSITLSPQGNTYAFTGASLNTLAKNLGFTAGVSSPMYFRINTALGTNTEPKYSNTVMVDVTCFSIDMSLGFILNADHEDTGFRLYSPESNGEYSGFTGVTSWFNWYLLEGDGTEWGNLGIDGNAFRIANDESKWNFWYPGLGGCYYTTLSITDEQWTATYIPSLEITGDITMAMTFDRQAVKWYASFTTTGNNATIKVSGIDAKLYNASTSTDDAAAITKSIGFVPQTDSSLTFEWNSSSAGNITVPEAGDYTLTFFLADPRQLKFQLKPGKTVVVEPISKYLYLPGIDDGISGSWTFDNYLTLLSEDDSTFAGAVQVNSLWGYQMGLISGDWENVYKMASNGVLSFKSGSNIAAPAAGFYLIKADLKNLTYSHTAITSLSYAGFNDDWNMTTMDASNVTGVYTKPVTIGAASQWGFKLYLNGGWDDFYGGADGTLIFGGSGITDDAGVVAGSYDLVADIIGQRYALLGEKIYIGGLNDIWDFSTVVLDKTSAGVYKGTATITTASSWGIKIYPYKDNWDAYFGGSFTSMVFKGDNITDDQSLAAGTYDVTIDFINNTCTFEAQ comes from the coding sequence ATGAAAACAAAAATCTTTATAATAGCCATTTGCAGTCTCGCCATTTTCACTGCCTGTGAAAAGGATGGCCTGTTCCTGAAAGTATTCGGACTTGATTCATCTGACCTTCAGGCAAGCGAAAGCGAAGTAATATTGACAAAGGACAATAACGGCTCACAGGTACTGGCTCTTAGCTGGAGTAAGTCTGATCTCAGTGTCAGTGATGAAAACATCGGCATTCCGGCATCAGTACCTTATGAAATTATTGAAGTATCAGCCGCAAATGATTTCGAAAACTCCATCACCCTTTCACCACAGGGTAACACGTATGCTTTTACCGGGGCTTCATTGAATACTCTGGCGAAAAATCTTGGATTTACAGCCGGGGTGAGTTCTCCCATGTATTTCAGGATAAATACCGCTTTGGGAACCAATACGGAGCCCAAATACAGCAATACTGTGATGGTGGATGTTACCTGCTTTTCAATTGACATGAGCCTGGGATTTATTCTGAATGCCGATCATGAGGATACGGGCTTCAGACTATATTCACCTGAAAGCAACGGTGAATATAGCGGATTCACAGGTGTTACATCATGGTTTAACTGGTACCTGCTTGAAGGAGACGGCACCGAATGGGGCAACCTGGGTATTGATGGTAATGCTTTCAGAATTGCGAACGATGAATCAAAATGGAACTTCTGGTATCCGGGACTTGGAGGCTGTTACTATACAACTTTGAGTATTACGGATGAACAATGGACTGCAACTTACATTCCATCATTAGAAATTACCGGTGATATAACCATGGCAATGACCTTTGACAGGCAGGCTGTTAAATGGTATGCCTCATTTACCACTACAGGGAATAATGCAACCATTAAAGTTTCAGGAATCGATGCTAAACTTTACAATGCATCCACAAGTACAGACGATGCAGCTGCCATAACAAAGAGCATTGGCTTTGTTCCTCAAACCGACAGCTCGCTTACGTTTGAATGGAACAGTTCGTCTGCCGGAAATATTACGGTACCTGAAGCGGGTGACTATACACTTACTTTCTTCCTGGCAGATCCCCGGCAATTGAAATTCCAACTCAAACCGGGAAAAACGGTTGTTGTTGAACCTATCAGCAAATACCTGTATTTACCCGGTATTGACGATGGAATCTCAGGCAGCTGGACCTTTGATAATTATCTCACACTGTTGAGCGAAGATGATTCAACTTTCGCGGGAGCCGTGCAGGTTAATTCACTATGGGGTTACCAAATGGGTTTAATCTCGGGCGACTGGGAAAATGTTTACAAAATGGCAAGCAATGGAGTCCTTTCATTCAAGAGCGGCTCAAACATTGCAGCACCTGCAGCCGGTTTCTACCTGATAAAGGCTGATCTTAAAAATCTCACATACAGTCACACTGCTATAACCAGTTTAAGTTATGCCGGTTTTAACGATGACTGGAATATGACTACCATGGATGCATCAAATGTTACAGGGGTATACACCAAACCGGTAACGATTGGGGCTGCTTCTCAATGGGGCTTCAAATTATACCTTAATGGAGGCTGGGATGATTTTTACGGTGGCGCTGATGGGACGCTTATATTCGGCGGATCAGGAATTACAGATGATGCGGGTGTTGTTGCCGGGTCATATGACCTCGTGGCAGACATTATCGGCCAGAGATATGCATTGCTTGGCGAAAAAATATACATAGGCGGGCTGAATGACATCTGGGACTTTTCCACGGTTGTCCTGGATAAAACATCCGCCGGTGTATATAAAGGAACGGCAACCATAACCACAGCCTCTTCATGGGGTATCAAAATTTACCCATATAAGGACAACTGGGATGCATACTTTGGAGGATCATTTACATCTATGGTTTTCAAAGGTGATAACATTACCGACGATCAAAGTCTGGCAGCAGGAACATATGACGTAACCATTGACTTTATTAATAATACCTGCACTTTTGAAGCGCAGTAG